Genomic DNA from Theobroma cacao cultivar B97-61/B2 chromosome 3, Criollo_cocoa_genome_V2, whole genome shotgun sequence:
CAACAAGATCAGTTTTAGTGTTGTGTTGGAACCAAATTTTGAGCACAgttcaatttattttcaaccCACACCTTATCATAAGCATGTTCCCGGCCCTAGGGAATCCATTaggtaattattttttaaactaaattaattaccTAACCTAACCTAAAGATGACAGGATAACATGGTGAGAGCTGGCAGCCCAAATCCGAAGCCCATTTCTTTGATTGTAGTTGCAACGCCGAGGTGAAGGGCCGATTCACTTCGTCTTTGTTGAAGAGTTGGAGACCCTGCAAAGCGGCTCAAGGTTGGGTGATTTAAGGCAGATTCCTGGCCCATTGCCCCATCATATATAACTTAGAAAAAGGACAAAACAGAGAAAAGTCTACCAGGAAACCCAGAAAGAGCCTGCCCCAGGGCCAgttgttttctaaaacttacTGGCAGAACATGACGCATTATTCTAGATGGAAGAGATGTGTTGCACTCGTCCGACCCCAGATGTATCTGTAAAAGAGATCCCAAAGGAAACAGACAACACATCTTTTCCCCAAAAAATTCCAATATCCAACAGGACACATTGCATCATTACCTTCTCCTTTTACTGCAGCTTCATTCCATCTAAGTTTACCCaacaaaaattgattaatacaCGGCAAAGACCCAACATGGCAATGCATGCAAATGCAACCAGGACTTGGACCACTCAGCTTGGAAAGCATAACAGCAATGCAATCATCTTTGATCATCCCCCTTTTTTCTGTGACTGAAAATTCTAAGGCCACACTTTGTTTTGTTGCAACAGTTGATTTAACATGTGCAACAAGGACATATAATTAAGACCCAGGCTTCAAATATGAGGATAATAGGCAAGATGCTACCTCCCCAAATACAAGGTCAAATTAAGACCTTAAAACTAGACAGATGGAGGAGAAGAAAAGGTAGAAAGGCCTTGTAgagtagaagaagaaaaaaataaaaggagacGGGTCATTTTTTGTTGTGAGTTGTGACATATCATAAAACCAATTCGCCTGCAAACCTTGACGGAAGAGAAtccctcttttttttcccctctTTCTTTTGTGGCATTGAGAGCAACGACAAGTTCATCTCATAAAACCTCCAACCCACTAACACCAAAATCTCGTTTGGTTTCCCTAtctgtctctctctccctctttcACTCTTCTGTgcctttttgttctttatgtctttgtttgtaaaaaactagagagagagagagagagagatggaagaagaaaactATGTGCCGGTAGACTCCATGCAGTATTACACAGCTCGGATGATGTCTCCGGAAATCGTAGAGATCGGAGAAGAGAGTAAGAGCTTTGCAGGAAGCAAAGACGGAAGTGGCAGCGATGTTTATGTAGCTGTTGGCAGAGATGACTTAGATGTGTTGAAATGGGCACTTGACCATGCTGTTTCTCCTGGAGCTCGGGTTTTTCTTGTTCATGTTTTTGCTCCCATAACTTTCGTACGTACGCCAGGTATTAAACCCAAagttcctttctttcttttctttttagttctTGATTTCCTGATGAGCTTCTTCATGTTCTTGCTACTATTTCTCTGCAACCATCTGCCCTGGTAAGATTCTTTTTAAGTGTTTTATCTGCATGTTGGAAatgtttgttgatagttgggAAGTTATCAAAGAACCAGTTGAACGAAGAACAGCTGAGAGTTTATGTTAATGAAGAGAATAACAGGAGAAAGAACCTCTTGGCAAAATACATTCGCTTGTGCATTGACTCCAAGGTTGGAGCATTCGACCATGCATTAAACTTGCCCCAAAAGACTTTTTAACAGTGAGAACTGATCATTTCTACTTCCCTGCTGCAGGTGACAGTGGATACGATGCTGATTGAGAGCAATTCCTTGTCCAAAGCAATCCTTGAGCTCATTCCTGTTCTCAACATCACCTGCCTTGTCATCGGATCCAAACATCCACCTAGCTCAAGGTATCATCGAATGTTTCACCAAGAAGCCTAACTGCTAAACCAATCGATCACTAACTTTTCATGATGTTCTTCAGGCAGAGGAGGAGAAAACAGAGGATAGGAGAATTGATCAAGAAGAATGCTCCGGACTATTGTGAGGTTACCGTTGTCCATGATGGCAAGAAGGTTCAAGATTGTCAACAGGAACCAGAGCAGGTCCATTCATCCCAAGAATCCAGTCCCCAAAGACCAGGGCTCATCCCCGAAAGGAATTTCTTCCAGTGTGTATGCTTTACAGGCAAGTTCAATTGAGCCTGTGCTGGGTTCCCCTGCGCATCAATGGGATGATCTacaaggaaaaatcatagtttCGCATTTTATTCCTCCATTTTCTATAAACTCGAAAGATACCATTACTGCCTGATTGATCTACTCTTGATGCTGAATGTAAATTGGAACACTGATAATGATAAAGAGATTTAGTGAAAGTCATTGCAATACTGTGAAAGTGCTTCACTTGGAGATGTTAGCATCAAATAATAGCAATAGTTTCAACATGATCAAGATGTCCATCATCCCCCTGGGccatagtaaaaaaaaaaaaaaaacctacaGGGCTTCAGGATTCATGACAAGCAAGCAGTTTGAATCATATTTTTCCATTGGCATTTAAGAACCATTaagtttagataaaatttagCCTTTTAGTGGTCGGCCCTATTCTCGTACCATAATTAGAGGTCCCTGCcttcagctttttcttttgttcctGTATTGAAGCAGACATGGAAGTTTATAATGAACCATAAACTCTAAAAAAgtacaaagaaaattatttcttttttctccagCTGCATGATATTGTGCCATATACAAAAAATGAACAGTTCTAAATTctataaagttaaataaaaatttgattgatcatttgataTAATTGCTATGCTTGGTTGGAGGATATGGATACAAGCCAAAAAATTATGGTTTCGGCCATCCTTGGGGCTTGACCATTTGGAGCGTTAGGGTAAGTTCCTTCTGTTGACAGCCTATCTAGTTCTGTTTAGGTTCTCAGCCATCCATGCTCTTTGAGTAGTCAATCTGGCTTTGAACCTACATGCCTATGACTTCGTTGAATATCCTAAATTTGAAACTTTCTACACATGAATCccgtaaaaagaaaaaaagatcaGCCTAATTCAACTCAACTCAAATTGAATATAGAGCTCGTTTGGTTTGACttttttctaacttaaaagttattatgaaactcttatgaaaaataataacttttaaaattaagttaaagttgtttgataaaattctttttataagttataatttttgttaaaactatcataaaaagtaatttttttagaaagtaatattgtaattatttttgacaaatgaggatatttttggaacaaaaataaaatttctcttatatttttaaaagaagagaagaaattttttttaaaattttgttcttaaaaaaaaaactattttttaagagttttttaaaaaatcatgtttaacctgatttttacttttaagagatagataaattaaaaataaattaagtcaaaCATGCACTTAATATTAAGTTGCACGGATCTAAAAATGCCTTATTGtatcatatatatttgttaACACATCAgagtttgaaaaagaaaaatcttctCATAAAAAGAATTCATAAACAAACATAATtctatacaaaaatttatgaatatatatatatatatatattttttttaaatgaataaatatagAGTATAATTTTCCTAAACGTTTCTCTCGTCTCCCAAATCCAGTGTGAAGAACTGAGTACTAGAGTCGGGGATTCTTAAGATTGCAGCATGTCACAGCTTCCATGTGAATGTTGAATCCCAACTGGCAATGAGAGGTTCACCAATTCCCCCAATGATGTATATGAAAGGGATGTAACCTGTGGGCAAAACAACGCTCTATTATCAATATTTACGTTTATAAACCTTTCAAGATTTTTTAGCTGTTCGATGTTTTGAATCGTTTGACGTGATTAACAAATtacatttcatttttcaagccATGTTTAAGCAATTTGGCAATAACTTAAAACAGATTCAATTCTCATTCTTAAGTGGAAGATAAGCTAAAATTTTGTGCATaagcaaataattaaattaatgtaaaaagTAGTTGTTCATCCATTCTttgagagaagaaagaaagaacgcAAACATCTAACTTTACTATGATTCCTCCACCAGCAATAATTGAGAGAAGAATCCTTCAATTCCCAATGTCACTCTCTAAGCAACCACTACGCTTTGTTCCCTTTCACCTTTTTGTTGCTAGCCAAGATATGTCCATTTGGTTTTGCTTGATTAAAACAATTCGAAAACCATGCAAAGGGCCGCACTGTCACAAGGTAAGAGACCTTCAGAGGTCATTGTCTGATACCTGTCCTGCCATGATGCATGGGAATTAACCCCTAGACCTCTGTATGGGCTATACGTGggatttatttgatctttCCCTGTTTCTTTGGAtaataaaatacaaatttatCTCCTAATAAGGTTTTTCTAATCTTAACCAAATCTGTATCTAGGccttgtctttcttttcttgtggtacagaaaagaagaaaaagaaattatgggCTTTGCCTGGAAGAGTTGGAAGTTGCTATTTGCAAGTATTAATCAGTTCTAGGCATTTCTGTCCAGAGCCCATGAAGGAAAAGGATGTGACCAAACCCAGAGTCCGAGACCCAGAGGAGACATTGTGCTTGGGAATTTGGACTATCCCTCCTAATTCCAAACTCAATGTAtaaattctgacatttttccCTCCCAAGGTCCCTACATGGATAATTTGGGTAATTAGTTTTGCTTTGTCGAAGATTTTCTTTCATACCCATCTCTCCAAACCAGCGAAACCAAGTATTGATATTAACAGATTcagaaaaaaagtttttttctcttatttaattggtttttaaaaaaaaaatctcttttttcGTAAAGCTTTGTTACCGCTTCGATGAATCCTTACGACCGTAGATACGGCGACCCCGAATCTTACCGTCAGCGAAGGAGGTACTTCCGGCTGTTCCCCAGATCTATACCTGCCCCACCCGGCAAgattgataaattatttatttgttcCTATGATTTGCtgagttttttttcttttttttttgcagtgATTTCATGGGCCAACCGCCTCCGGTAGGTCTACCAGCTATGGGCCCGGAAATGGTTCCGCCAGCTGGTGCTACCTCTTATCCCCGGGGTGGAAACGTTCCTTACGGAGGCCCACCGACTGCGCAGCCGCCGACTTTTCAGGGAAGAGTATCCGGAGCCGTCCCAGGTACAGGAAATTTCGATACGTACCCGAGCTTCCAACCAGTCGCGGGAAGATTAGAGATGGGCCGCGGTGGGGGCATGGGTAATGGTCATGTTGGAGACAGGAGAAGCGACGGGGCGAGAGGTCGTGGTGGCGGCTTCAGAGGTGGTGGAGGTGGTCGTGATGGCCGTGGTGGTGGTGGGAGGGGTTATGGGGGAAGGCACGGAGGGTCGTCTAGAGGGGATTTAGACAATGTTTCGCTTCCAAGgcaaaattttggaaatttgGTTCCTTTTGAGAAAAACTTTTATGTTGAGAGTCCTGCAGTTAGAGGAATGACAGAGCAAGAAGCTATGGTTTATCGTAAAACACGGGACATTACAGTTCAAGGACATGATGTTCCAAAGCCAACAAGGATGTTCCATGAAGCCAATTTTCCTGGTACATCTACATTGGATtgtttccaatttttttgatctaaatttgattttatcttattttatgtaatttttatgTGTTAGATTATTGCCTTGAGGTTATTGCTAGATTGGGTTTTGTTGAACCAACGCCAATTCAGGCTCAAGGGTGGCCTATGGCTTTGAAGGGTAGGGATTTAATTGGCATTGCTGAGACTGGTTCTGGTAAAACGCTGGCATATTTGCTGCCGGCATTGGTGCATGTTAATGCGCAGCCACGATTGGGTTAGTACTCATCATCAGTTCATGTGTTTTTTTAGGTTGTTGTGGTGTTCATTTGAATGCAATTGCtcgttttttttgtttctataaCTGTGTAGCGCATGGTGAGGGTCCTATTGTATTAATATTAGCACCTACGAGAGAGTTGGCTGTTCAGATTCAAGAAGAAGCTGCCAAGTTTGCGACTCATGCTAATATCAGAAGTACTTGCATCTATGGTGGTGCTCCTAAAGGACCACAAATTCGGGATCTTAAAAGAGGTATTTCTAATTCTCTCTGTGAAATGTATTCACCTTTATGGCATTGAGGTTACTCCAGTATTCAATTTAAGGTTTTCCTATGCTAGGTGTTGAGATTGTAATTGCTACACCTGGTCGACTGATAGACATGCTAGAAGCTCAACACACAAACTTGCAAAGAGTGACTTACCTTGTTCTGGATGAGGCTGATCGAATGTTGGATATGGGGTTTGAGCctcaaataagaaaaattgttGCTCAGGTAGCTCTATTTGTTGTCAAGTTGTCTTCTTTTAGATTATTGTCCGTTGTACATTTGTACATCAGTTCTGTAAGCTTGGTATAACTTTATTCTATATTAAGCAATGTAGTAGCAAAATGTTATTTATTGCATACATGGTACTTGCATATTGCAGAAGGCATACTTATTGGCATTGAATTCTGAAAATATGTTAGAAAATGCATAAGTCAATGATATAGTTGTCAAAAAGTAGTTTAAACTGGTGAAGCAGAGTAATTGCTCGTTTACACTGAATGATGGCAATGCTTTTAGCCACATTCAGATGTGCTAATGTTtccattattcaatttagaACAAAGGTGtatgttttaaattaattgtGATTCTTGATGTCTGCTTTAGACCAAAGTGGCATCTTTTGTGCCAAGGCTGTTGCATTTTAGTTAATTTCATCCAGTTATCTTGTGTTGTTTAGACTGCTAGTCTTTTTGAGTAATATTTCTGCATCACAATCCTGTCAAAAGAAAATGCTTTGGATCTTTATGTGACCATTTTGGTTTTATCCATAATCAGATTCGGCCTGACAGGCAAACATTGTACTGGAGTGCAACATGGCCAAGGGAGGTTGAGTCTCTAGCAAGGCAGTTTTTACGCAATCCATATAAGGTTTTGAGATGAAGTTGTTAAGGCATCTATGTTTGGATACgttgatatattttttgagGTGCTCATGCTTATTCAGTTCCAAAATTGTTGATGTTTAGGTTATAATTGGATCACCTGATCTTAAAGCAAACCAATCTATAAACCAAGTTGTTGAAGTCGTAACAGAGCTGGAAAAGTACAACAGGTTTGTCTCTGCAACTTGTTTTAGGgaaagttttattttgtattgtGATATTAATGGTTGATCTCTCTCTGTGCAGGCTAATCAAATTGCTCAAGGAAGTGATGGATGGGAATCGAATACTCATATTCATGGAGACAAAGAAGGGATGCGACCAAGTTACTAGGCAGCTGAGAATGGATGGATGGCCTGCTCTATCCATCCATGGTGATAAAAACCAGTCTGAAAGAGATTGGGTCCTGGCTGAATTTAAGAGTGGCAGAAGTCCCATAATGACTGCTACTGATGTGGCTGCACGGGGTCTTGGTAGGATCACTGTGTGTTCGGAGTCTTAGTATATTCATGTAGGTCTTGAAATGGTGAAGATAAGCGAGTCTGCCAGCTGCTCTCCAGTTTCCTGAGAAAATAATTTGTGGCTTAGGTGCAAAGGAGGTGCCATGATGTGCATAAAGAATCTGTGAACATATATATCTTTTAACTCATAAGCATGATCCTCCACTTAAAGGGAATTATGAGTTGGATTGAGGAACATAGTGGTTTCTCATATTCATTAGATGTACCCTAATATAATTGGCTACTACCTTATGCTTATAGCTCATGTTACATGGACACAGGGAGCACAGTTTGCCTATCTAGCTGAGCCAGTAATCTATAATTTGGGTGGTGTACTGTGAAAACACAGGCTGATCTGTTCCTTTGTTCAGAAAATTTGTATTTCCTGATTTTAAGTTtggggaaaagaaaattagaaagCTCTCTTATGTGAGGTTATGTATTTGCTTAAATTGTCTGAATTGGCATGGCTCCTATAATCAAGTGTCTAAGTAACATAGCTGAAGCTGAAGTTAGTGTCACCCACCCACGGTTATGGAGCTGGTTTGTTGTGGCAGCCTGGTTGACTCACATTTGCTTATATTCCCTGATTGGATACGAAAATGGTGGTGGTGAAGCTGCTCCTTATCCCTGCAAGGTTAAGGTGGGCACATTTATCTAATGAATGTGTTATCTTAATATTGATCATTTGGATCTTAGGGTGCAGGGATAAGGGAGGTTTTGAAACTTTCTAGGGTTCTTAATGTATTGAACCTGCTTAGTGAAAGAATATTGCATGTAATTTAAAGTTTAAGTGATCTTCACTGATCATTTGATCTAGCGTTAGAAACAATGTCAACCTGAGAAGCTGGCTGTTGTAATTGATTTCAAGCAGATCTCTTACATGGCCAGCCAGAGAGCTGTGCTTGAGTTACTTAGTTTTTCTTGGAGCCTTAAATTTCTCCCAGCTTTATCTTTGTCTTGACCCTGTAGATCTTTTGTTCTGATTTTCCTTTGTTTGCTGTAGATGTAAAGGACATAAAGTGTGTGATCAACTATGATTTTCCTTCCAGCCTGGAGGATTATGTACATAGGATTGGTCGAACTGGTCGAGCAGGGGCTAAGGGAACTGCTTTTACCTTCTTCACGCAGGCAAATGCAAAGTATGCTAGGGACCTTATCAAGCTCCTGCAAGATGCAGGGCAGGTTGTCTCTCCTGCATTATCTACATTGGCCCGCTCTGCTGCTTCAAGTTTTGGAGGTAATACTTTGTTTAGGAAACTGTTGGCAAAAGTAAATGAATGACTGAATAAGACTTTCTGGATTTAACCTTGGATAATCAACACTTTTCCTTTCGTTTTTAGGTTCCAGGGGAAACTTCCGCTCCAGAGGACGTGGAGGTTACGGTAATCGTTCTTCGATATCAGGATCAAATACAATACCTCTTGGTGCAAGGAGGCCTTGGTAGATTGCATCTATGTGTTTCTTGCAAGTACCTGTGTCTATGTCCAACATATATCCGACAGACATGGATACGGAGGTACAACCCTCCAAATATACggaaaaacttaaaacttgAGCGTACCTGTCTCGGACACATATCCGAATCTGACACTCATCCCCAAATCCAAGTACCATAGGTTTGCATAGTGTTGCTGCTGCTATGAGCCCTGATATCCAGGAGATTGTTTTACAGTGTTCTGTGTAGGATAATGTTTTACAGATTCATATGAAAGTGAATGGAAATGTTAGTTTGGCATATCAGTTGTGCCTGTCTTACTTATTTTGTCCATATACCAAGATGATTAATAAGAGAAAAACTgcaaatttattctttttttaaagtttaaaatctgGCCATTGCAGCCTAAGGTCTCCATCCCCAACCATTCTACAGACAGCACAAGCAATCAGAGCAAAGATTCTTTATATTTTCGGAGTTGGAAGAGTAAAGAATTAAGCTTCCTCTTATCAGACTTATCACAAGTTAAtctaagaataaataaatattactcTTTCCATTTCGTTGTACGTCACACGAATTCagttt
This window encodes:
- the LOC18603980 gene encoding U-box domain-containing protein 33, coding for MEEENYVPVDSMQYYTARMMSPEIVEIGEESKSFAGSKDGSGSDVYVAVGRDDLDVLKWALDHAVSPGARVFLVHVFAPITFVRTPVGKLSKNQLNEEQLRVYVNEENNRRKNLLAKYIRLCIDSKVTVDTMLIESNSLSKAILELIPVLNITCLVIGSKHPPSSRQRRRKQRIGELIKKNAPDYCEVTVVHDGKKVQDCQQEPEQVHSSQESSPQRPGLIPERNFFQCVCFTGKFN
- the LOC18603982 gene encoding DEAD-box ATP-dependent RNA helicase 20, producing MNPYDRRYGDPESYRQRRSDFMGQPPPVGLPAMGPEMVPPAGATSYPRGGNVPYGGPPTAQPPTFQGRVSGAVPGTGNFDTYPSFQPVAGRLEMGRGGGMGNGHVGDRRSDGARGRGGGFRGGGGGRDGRGGGGRGYGGRHGGSSRGDLDNVSLPRQNFGNLVPFEKNFYVESPAVRGMTEQEAMVYRKTRDITVQGHDVPKPTRMFHEANFPDYCLEVIARLGFVEPTPIQAQGWPMALKGRDLIGIAETGSGKTLAYLLPALVHVNAQPRLAHGEGPIVLILAPTRELAVQIQEEAAKFATHANIRSTCIYGGAPKGPQIRDLKRGVEIVIATPGRLIDMLEAQHTNLQRVTYLVLDEADRMLDMGFEPQIRKIVAQIRPDRQTLYWSATWPREVESLARQFLRNPYKVIIGSPDLKANQSINQVVEVVTELEKYNRLIKLLKEVMDGNRILIFMETKKGCDQVTRQLRMDGWPALSIHGDKNQSERDWVLAEFKSGRSPIMTATDVAARGLDVKDIKCVINYDFPSSLEDYVHRIGRTGRAGAKGTAFTFFTQANAKYARDLIKLLQDAGQVVSPALSTLARSAASSFGGSRGNFRSRGRGGYGNRSSISGSNTIPLGARRPW